Within Deinococcus actinosclerus, the genomic segment GGCCCTGCTCGAAGCGCCGGGGGTCGTGCTTGATGTCCTGCCCGCCGGTGGACAGGAAGCTGAACGCGAAGCGGCTGGCGTCCACGCCGTACTGGTCGAACAGTTCCAGCGGGTCGATGCCGTTGCCCTTGCTCTTGGACATCTTCTGGCCCTTCGCGTCGAGGTACAGGCCGTGCAGCATCACCGTGCTGAAGGGGGCCTGACCGGTCAGGCCGTACCCGGCCATCTGCATGCGGGCCACCCAGAAGAACAGGATGTCGTACCCGGTGACGAGGACCTGGGTGGGGTAGAACTTCCGGAAGTCCTCACTGTCCGTGTCGGGCCAGCCCAGGGTGGAAAACGGCCACAGGTTGGAGCTGAACCACGTGTCGAACACGTCCGGGTCGCGGCGCAGGTTCAGGTGCGCGTAGCGGGGATCCTGATCGCAGTCCAGGTCGGGGTTCTCGGGGTCTGGGACATACAGGTTGCCCTGCTCGTCGTACCACGCGGGAATCTGGTGCCCCCACCACAGCTGGCGGCTGATGTTCCAGTCGCGGATGTTCTCCAGCCAGTCGCGGTTCACCTTCGCGTACCGCTCGGGCACGAGCTGCATCTCGCCCCGCTCCAGCCCCGCGAGGACCTGCTCCGCGAAGGGTTTCATCTTCACGTACCACTGCTCGCTGATGATCGGCTCGACCGGCACCTTCGTGCGTTCCGACAGGCCGATGGCGGTGTCGTGATCCTTCTCCTCCAGCAGGTCGCCGCCCTCGGTCAGGGCCTTCACGACCGCCTTGCGGGCCGCGAAGCGTTCCAGGCCCTGGAACTCGGCGGGCACCAGCTCGTCACGGGTCAGGTTGCCGTGCAGGTCGATCACGCTGGGCCGGCTCAACCCATGCCGCTCGCCCACCTCGAAGTCGGTCGGGTCGTGCGCGGGCGTGATCTTCAGCGCGCCCACCCCGAACTCCATCTCGACCGCCTCGTCCGCGATGATCGGGACAAAGCGGTCCGTCAGGGGAATGCGGGCCTCCTGCCCGACCAGATGCGCGAAGCGCGGGTCCTCGGGGTGCACGGCGATCGCCTGATCCGCGAAGATCGTCTCGGGCCGCACGGTCGCGATGCGGATCTCGCCCGCCTCACCGTTGCTGGCCGCCGCGTTCGGGTCCCGCAGCTTGTACGACAGGGTGTACATCTTACCCTTGCGGACCTCGCGGTCGATCTCCAGTTCCGACAGGGTCGTCTGGCTGGCCGGGTCCCAGTTCACGATCCGTTCGCCCCGGTACGCGAAGCCCTCGTGGTACAGCTTCACGAACTGGTGGCGCACCGCGCGCGAGAGGCCCTCGTCCATCGTGAACCGCTCACGCGTCCAGTCGGCACTGACGCCCAGGCGCGACAGCTGCTCCAGGATCATCCCGCCCGACTCGGCCTTCCACTCCCACACCTGATCCAGGAACTTCTCGCGGCCCAGGTCGTGACGGCTGACGCCCTGCTCGCGCAGCTGCCGCTCCACGACCACCTGCGTGCTGATGCCCGCGTGGTCCATGCCCGGCAGGTACAGCGCCTCGAAGCCCGCCATGCGCTTGTAGCGGATCAGCGTGTCGATCAGCGTGTTGTCCAGCGCGTGTCCCAGGTGCAGGTTCCCCGTCACGTTCGGCGGCGGGATCACGATCGTGAACGGCTCCTTGCCGCTCGTCGCGTCCGCGCGGAACGGCTCGTTGCGCCACTTCGCGGCCCAGCCGGGCTCGACGGCCTTCGGGTCGAACTGCTTGGCGAGGACGGACGCGTCGTTCTCGGGCGTGGGGATCTGGTCAGGGGTATGCGGGTCGGTCATGCTTGAAGCTCCTTGTGCAGCAGTTGGTTGAGGTGGGGGAGGGCGGCGTCCAGTTCCCAGTTCAGGCCGGGCGCGTGCAGCGGCGCCCAGCGGAACCGGAAGGTGTACCGGCCCTCGGCGAGGTGATCCCAGGTGTCCGGCGTGCCAGCCGGGGCGGTCAGGGCGTAGGCGTGGCAGACCTGCCGCGTGAACCGCTCCGGCAGCTGCGCCTCCCACAGGTAAGAGGTCAGGAAGGTGGGATGGGTCAGGCCGGACTCCTCATGCAGTTCGCGTGTGGCGGCCCGCTCCGGGGTTTCCCCCGGCTCGACCCCGCCCGCGACGACCTGCACGCCTGCCCCGCCGTCCGGAATGTGATCGAACACCAGCAGCTCCGGGCCGCCGGAACCGGCGCGCGTAACAAAGCACACGACCTTCTCCCGCAGTGCGCGCGCCGCCGCGTCCCGCCGGGCCTGCTGTTGCGTGTCGTAGAACGTGACCATCCTTTTCCCACCTCCTGACCGGGGAGGGAAACGAAAAACGTCCCGTCCGCCGGATGAACTTCCGGATGCGGACGAGACGAGGATGTCCCGTGGTACCACCGCGTTTCCCCGCCTGCATGGGGGGCACTCGCTGCGCGCTGTATCGGGCGCACCCGGAGGCTCTACGCCCCCCCGCGTGAGGGGGTTTCTGCCGTCGTGCTCGCGGGTGACGTTCGCCGGGGGCCGGTCCACCTGCCCTCTCAGTCGCGGGGCGGGTTTCCTGTGGGGGCCTGACCCGGGTACTCCTCCCGGTCACTGCATCCGGGAGTGTACGCGCCGGGGGCGGCGCATTTCAATCCGCACGCTGACAGAGGCCCCGCGTCCGCCACCGGGGGCGTGCCGTCAGGACGGGCCGGGCCCGGCGTGGATGGACAGGGTGTGGGTCCGGCCCAGCGGCCCGGCGCGGTAGCGGCAGCGGGCCGAGTGGTACGCGCGGCCCGTCACCTCGGCGTCGCCCGGCAGGACCGCTCGGCAGTCCCCGACCCTCAGTTCCGAGCCGTCCCACCGCAGGACCCCATGAAAGACCTTCATGTTGTCCTGGACCATGCAGGGCAGGCCCACCAGACTGTTCAGCACGTTCTCCGGATGGCTCAGGGGCAGGGACAGCAGGGGCGGCTGGCGGCTGAACGTGAGCTGCAGTGCGAGATACCAGACGTACCCGTCCGTGAACTCGTGACCGACCGACACCACCTCGCTGCCGGACCCGGACCACGCCGAGGACTGAGCGGGCGCGGCCTCCTGCCAGCGGCGCAGCAACTCCCTGCGGAGCTCCGGGGTGACCGGCGGGAGCCGAACCCGCAGGGACTCGTCGGTCTGATCCGTGTCGGTCAGGCCACTGCGGGTGAACCAGAAGGACTCCGTGGCGATCCAGTCGGGCGCGGCCGCCAGCGCCCCGGCCAGCGTCGTGAAGCGCAGCGGCGGCGTGTACGCCGGGGGGTCCACCGACCCGAAGCCCTGCGTGTAGGGGGACGTCCAGCTGGCGTACAGGTCGAACCACGCCTCGTCCTGCCAGCGTGGGTACGGCACCGGACGGTCTGCCCTCGGGGTTCCTGACATGGGCTCATTCTGCGGTGTGCTGGGCCTGCGGGCGGTCAGGAGTGGAGAGCCCCTGACGGGCGCGCGGGGCAGGCCGGACCGTCCGGTGAGGGTGATGGGACCCTACATGCCCCAGGGTGGGCGGTTCAATCCGCCGGCTGGGGCGTAGGCAGCGTGGGGGCAGGCCGGGCATCCTGCGGGCGTGATCCCTGAAGGCCTGACCCTGTATCACCGCGCCGTGCGGGACGTGCGCGGCGACCACCTGCTGCCCCTGAGCACCCTGCGGGAGCGGTACCCGGACGTGTACGCCCGCGAGGCGGCCAAGTACGTGGGCCGCGAGGCGCTGATGCAGGAGCGTGTCGGGCGGCTGGACTGCCGGTGGACCGACGTGCTGTTCTTCTCGCCCGTGAATCCGGGGCCGCTGCTGGACGCCGCGCGGCAGAGCGGGCGGGTGATTCCCCCCATCCGGTACTGGACGCTGGACGCCGCGCAGCTCGACCCCGCGCGGGCCTGCATCTATCTGGCGCGTCCCTGGCCGGGGGGCGTGAAGCCCGCTCCCGACCCGGCGGACGAGCTGCCGTTCACGCCGCAGACGCTGCGCGAGCACTCGGCGGCGCCTGCGGCCACCCTGGCCCGCCTGCGCGCCCTCCCGGACGGCGCCCCCCTGATCCTGTGGCTGGACGTGCCCCACGTCCTCTACCGGGGCGAGGTGCCCCTGGGCGCGCTGGGCGAGGTGCGCTGTTAGCCTTCGCCGCCTTCCGGGAGGCGCTCGAAGCGGTACAGCAGGGGTTTTTTCAGCAGGCCGCGCGGCACGGTCACGGTGGCGCTCTGGTAGGGGAGGCCGCTGACCTGCGCGGACGCGCTGAACAGCTGCGTGTCCTCCCCGATGCGGGCGGCGCGGTCGCTGACGTCCAGCGGGCCCTGCGCGCGGCTCAGGACGTCGTAGGGGTGCTCGATCAGCACGGTGAGTTTCACGGGCTGCCCGATCAGGCTGCGCAGGGGGTTGGCGGCGCTGGCGAACGCGGCGCGTACGGGCTGCGCCTGCCGCTCGCGGGTCACGCGGACCATGAGGCCGTACTCGCCGACCGGGAAGGTCAGGTCGCGGATCAGGGTGACGCCGTCGCCCTCGGCCTCGCGGAACGCCGAGAGGAGCGCGTCGCGGCGGTTGCGGACCAGCGTGACGGGCATGGCGCGCTCCATGGGGAACTCGCCCCGCTGGAGCAGACGCTCGGCGTGCTTCAGGGTGTCCTCGCGGGTGCGGAACGTGCGGTGCGTGACGGGCTGCGCCTCGTGCCATACCCCGCTGGAATCGCGTTCCATCCAGGCGATCCACAGGTCGAACTGATCCTGGAACTGCCAGGAGGGGTGAGGCTGCGCGGCGCGCCGGGTAGGGACGTCCCGGCTCAGGTCCTCCCGTGGGGTGGTGTCGGTGCGGCTGGTGGGGCGGGAGATGGCGCTCATGAGTCCTCCGGTGCCGCCATCATGCCGGAAATGACCCGGCGTGTGTGAAGAAGTGCCCCGCGACAGCGTGGCGGATGGGCCGGGTCCGGTCCCCGCCGCACCCGTGTTGTCTCTAAGGGGGTTACGATATCCGGTTTTCGTGCCTATTCCGGTAACGCCCGCTCACACATGGAACATTTATGATGGAAGAACCGCCCCCTGTGGGCAAGGAGGAAACCAAGCATGGCGATGAACCTGTTCGGGACGCGCGACGTCCTCACCACGCAAAGCGGCCAGAAACTCTACTACTACAACCTGAACAAACTTCAGGAGCAGGGCCACGACATCAGCCGCCTGCCCGTCTCCATCAAGGTGCTGCTCGAGAG encodes:
- a CDS encoding valine--tRNA ligase; this translates as MTDPHTPDQIPTPENDASVLAKQFDPKAVEPGWAAKWRNEPFRADATSGKEPFTIVIPPPNVTGNLHLGHALDNTLIDTLIRYKRMAGFEALYLPGMDHAGISTQVVVERQLREQGVSRHDLGREKFLDQVWEWKAESGGMILEQLSRLGVSADWTRERFTMDEGLSRAVRHQFVKLYHEGFAYRGERIVNWDPASQTTLSELEIDREVRKGKMYTLSYKLRDPNAAASNGEAGEIRIATVRPETIFADQAIAVHPEDPRFAHLVGQEARIPLTDRFVPIIADEAVEMEFGVGALKITPAHDPTDFEVGERHGLSRPSVIDLHGNLTRDELVPAEFQGLERFAARKAVVKALTEGGDLLEEKDHDTAIGLSERTKVPVEPIISEQWYVKMKPFAEQVLAGLERGEMQLVPERYAKVNRDWLENIRDWNISRQLWWGHQIPAWYDEQGNLYVPDPENPDLDCDQDPRYAHLNLRRDPDVFDTWFSSNLWPFSTLGWPDTDSEDFRKFYPTQVLVTGYDILFFWVARMQMAGYGLTGQAPFSTVMLHGLYLDAKGQKMSKSKGNGIDPLELFDQYGVDASRFAFSFLSTGGQDIKHDPRRFEQGRNFANKLWNAARFAMLRLGEALPNLQTSGSEADEALIQYVQGALDDSVGETLRSRDALSAVRARADLTLADRWILSRLNAVTAEATAQLDAFDIGAAIRTLYTFTWDEFCDWYIEAAKPALSEGKLSTLVTLKATLEHILKLLHPFMPFVTSELYGALGHRRQLAVHSWPAADAALHDADATRAFDALRAAVAAARSLKSELGLSPQDRLNVAVEGNLAPTVHENARVVESIARVNLTADLEGRTLSLVEQGVTVRAPLEGTVDIADWIGKQKKRLAEFDKQIKQAQGKLSNEGFVARAPAEVIEEEKRRVADFGAQRERLTQVLAQFE
- a CDS encoding NUDIX hydrolase translates to MVTFYDTQQQARRDAAARALREKVVCFVTRAGSGGPELLVFDHIPDGGAGVQVVAGGVEPGETPERAATRELHEESGLTHPTFLTSYLWEAQLPERFTRQVCHAYALTAPAGTPDTWDHLAEGRYTFRFRWAPLHAPGLNWELDAALPHLNQLLHKELQA